Proteins found in one Paenibacillus sp. FSL R10-2782 genomic segment:
- a CDS encoding nucleotidyltransferase family protein: protein MSTHTALKSDRWNEDQELTLLLFLLRKDATSRLDTIDAGDLHGLDWARLLRLAEHHRVVPAVYLRLKRINHPAIPAELLRNLQAQYHRNTLRMLHLQAEAGRVTGLLMNHGIRVLMLKGPALAQQLYGDVSLRTSKDVDLLIAPGDMDMAEQWMQEAGYVPKSGEARVLGSWKWKDHHASFLHPHKRVEIELHWRLHPDAGGEPSFEDLWKHRQTDEVTATGVPCMYTLGSEHQFLYLSAHGARHGWFRLRWLVDIDRLAVRAVDWEALLPMMRRYGGLPAGGQAWALAAALLGTSIPEPLRQVAATRLAHRLALSALDFIQASVPAAYPVAEPSIQQPTSRSYLLSLKEPSHRLLYLISRLLPSTGDPAVLPLPRQLHFLYIPLRPFLWLKRRFSKH, encoded by the coding sequence ATGTCCACCCATACAGCTCTGAAATCTGACCGCTGGAATGAGGATCAGGAATTAACGCTGCTGCTCTTTTTACTGCGAAAAGATGCCACTTCAAGGCTGGATACAATCGATGCTGGTGATCTGCATGGATTGGATTGGGCCCGCTTGCTGCGGCTGGCAGAACACCATCGGGTGGTACCTGCGGTATATCTTCGGTTGAAAAGAATAAATCATCCGGCCATCCCCGCTGAATTGCTGCGCAACCTTCAGGCTCAATATCACCGGAACACCCTGCGTATGTTGCACCTGCAAGCGGAAGCCGGGCGTGTGACTGGGCTGCTCATGAATCATGGCATCCGTGTACTTATGCTCAAGGGTCCTGCCTTGGCGCAGCAATTGTACGGGGATGTTTCCCTGCGTACCTCCAAGGACGTAGACTTACTCATTGCTCCGGGCGACATGGATATGGCGGAGCAATGGATGCAGGAAGCCGGGTATGTACCCAAAAGCGGAGAAGCGCGTGTCCTGGGCAGTTGGAAATGGAAGGACCATCATGCATCCTTTCTTCATCCGCATAAGCGGGTAGAGATAGAGCTGCATTGGCGGCTCCACCCGGATGCAGGCGGAGAACCTTCTTTTGAGGACCTGTGGAAACACAGGCAAACCGATGAAGTCACAGCCACAGGAGTACCCTGTATGTACACGCTTGGCAGCGAGCACCAGTTTCTGTACCTTAGCGCACACGGGGCGCGTCACGGCTGGTTCAGGCTGCGCTGGCTGGTGGACATCGACAGGCTTGCGGTACGCGCCGTCGATTGGGAGGCGCTTCTGCCGATGATGCGCCGATATGGGGGACTGCCTGCGGGCGGGCAGGCTTGGGCGCTCGCCGCTGCGCTGCTGGGCACCTCGATACCGGAGCCGCTGCGTCAGGTAGCGGCTACACGGCTGGCGCACAGGCTCGCGCTGAGCGCGCTGGACTTCATTCAGGCCAGTGTACCGGCGGCGTACCCGGTAGCCGAACCATCGATCCAACAGCCAACCAGTCGATCCTATTTGCTCTCCCTAAAGGAGCCGAGCCACCGATTGCTGTACCTGATCAGCCGTTTGCTTCCTTCTACGGGCGATCCGGCCGTTTTACCGCTGCCTCGCCAGCTGCATTTTCTGTACATTCCTTTACGTCCATTTCTCTGGCTAAAACGGCGATTCTCGAAGCACTGA
- a CDS encoding 3-oxoacid CoA-transferase subunit B, which produces MNNRELIVRRIAQEFKDGEVVNLGVGMPTMVVDYIPENIHIMLQAENGILGVGPKAAQGKERLDCIDSGGNYVTSVKGASFFDSALSFSIIRGGHVDITVLGALEVDEKGNLASWMIPGKKVPGMGGAMDLVVGAKRVIIAMEHVNKNGAPKILKQCKLPLTAVNVVKTIVTEKAVIDVIPGKGLMLKEIAPGLSVEDVQMATEAKLMVSPHLKAIAV; this is translated from the coding sequence ATGAATAACAGAGAATTGATTGTTCGAAGAATAGCCCAGGAATTCAAAGATGGCGAAGTTGTCAACCTTGGTGTTGGAATGCCTACAATGGTGGTGGACTATATCCCCGAAAACATCCATATTATGCTACAGGCAGAGAACGGAATCCTCGGTGTAGGTCCCAAAGCGGCTCAGGGAAAAGAAAGACTCGATTGTATCGATTCAGGTGGAAACTACGTTACATCTGTAAAAGGAGCTTCCTTTTTTGACAGTGCGCTTTCATTTTCTATCATCCGCGGAGGACATGTGGATATCACCGTTTTGGGCGCCTTGGAGGTCGATGAGAAAGGCAACCTTGCAAGCTGGATGATCCCTGGGAAAAAGGTACCCGGTATGGGGGGAGCCATGGATTTGGTGGTCGGAGCCAAGAGAGTGATTATAGCCATGGAGCATGTAAACAAAAATGGGGCGCCGAAAATACTGAAACAATGCAAGCTGCCCCTGACCGCTGTAAATGTTGTAAAGACCATAGTAACCGAAAAGGCTGTCATCGATGTTATTCCGGGTAAAGGGCTGATGCTGAAGGAAATTGCTCCGGGTTTGTCGGTAGAAGACGTTCAAATGGCAACAGAGGCTAAACTGATGGTTTCACCACATTTGAAGGCTATTGCAGTGTAA
- a CDS encoding RidA family protein, with translation MKNEKITRKNPAGMPKPVGNYTHITKIPRNSELFVTSGQIGVDQNGQFPESFNLQISNTFNNIKSVLDAEQLTADNIIKVNVWATEQIDWDYMYSQWEKLFGNDYPAMTIGYLTALGLPEIKIEIEIWAAKA, from the coding sequence ATGAAAAATGAAAAAATAACTAGAAAAAACCCGGCAGGTATGCCGAAACCAGTAGGGAATTACACACATATAACTAAAATTCCCAGAAATTCAGAGCTATTCGTGACTTCAGGTCAAATTGGAGTAGATCAGAATGGCCAATTCCCAGAAAGCTTTAACCTACAAATCAGCAATACTTTTAATAACATTAAATCAGTTTTGGACGCCGAACAATTAACCGCTGACAATATTATTAAAGTAAATGTTTGGGCAACTGAGCAGATAGATTGGGATTACATGTATTCCCAATGGGAAAAGTTATTCGGTAATGATTATCCTGCAATGACGATCGGCTACCTTACTGCTCTAGGATTGCCTGAAATAAAAATTGAAATTGAAATTTGGGCAGCTAAGGCATAA
- a CDS encoding paeninodin family lasso peptide: MSKKEWQEPTIEVLDINQTMAGKGWKQIDWVSDHDADLYNPS, translated from the coding sequence ATGAGTAAAAAAGAATGGCAAGAGCCAACCATAGAGGTGCTGGATATTAACCAGACGATGGCAGGTAAGGGCTGGAAACAGATTGACTGGGTATCTGACCATGATGCCGATCTGTATAATCCAAGCTAG
- a CDS encoding lasso peptide biosynthesis PqqD family chaperone: MAATHSMKDHDRVIHGEEVYVSDMDGEKVMMSINTGKYYNLGFTGGRIWELAESGPSLGEIVAALTDEYEVDEERCRQQVHTFVAELEREGLLKLLRETV, encoded by the coding sequence GTGGCAGCTACTCATTCCATGAAGGATCATGACCGTGTCATTCACGGTGAGGAAGTCTATGTCAGTGACATGGACGGGGAAAAGGTCATGATGAGCATCAACACAGGAAAATATTATAATCTCGGCTTCACGGGAGGACGAATCTGGGAACTGGCGGAATCCGGCCCTTCACTGGGGGAGATCGTAGCTGCTCTGACGGATGAATATGAAGTGGACGAAGAACGGTGCAGACAGCAGGTACATACCTTTGTGGCTGAACTGGAACGGGAAGGACTGCTAAAGCTTCTGAGGGAGACGGTTTAA
- a CDS encoding Ku protein translates to MHTVWKGAISFGLVHVPVKMFSATEDKDISMRYIHKECGSPLSYVRKCPVCDKEVEWEEIGKGYEYEKGKFVMFDKEELEQISGQADKNIVILDFVDLQEIDPIYFQKTYYLSPDQAGSNAYKLLMNAMKDTGKIGIAQISIRSKSSLAAIRVLDECLAVETMFYPDEIRPVSQVPNLPGQEEVKEKELTMAKMLIEQLSTPFDAAKYTDQYRERLLDLIQHKVAGEEIRIAPSQPQANVVDLMAALQASIEAVKPVVTDPGPDVKKRPARKAATTTTQQAVAGDAVSPTPIKKKRSTAKHKET, encoded by the coding sequence ATGCATACGGTCTGGAAAGGCGCGATCAGCTTTGGGCTGGTTCATGTGCCTGTTAAGATGTTTTCGGCGACAGAGGATAAGGATATTTCCATGCGTTATATTCACAAGGAATGCGGAAGTCCGCTCAGTTATGTACGAAAGTGTCCCGTTTGTGACAAGGAGGTCGAATGGGAGGAAATTGGAAAAGGCTATGAATACGAAAAAGGGAAGTTTGTCATGTTCGATAAGGAGGAACTGGAGCAAATCAGCGGACAAGCGGATAAAAATATCGTTATTTTGGATTTTGTGGACTTGCAGGAGATTGATCCGATTTATTTTCAAAAAACGTATTATTTGTCCCCGGATCAGGCAGGCTCCAATGCTTACAAGCTTCTTATGAATGCGATGAAGGATACCGGAAAAATTGGCATTGCTCAAATCTCGATACGATCCAAAAGCAGTCTGGCGGCTATTCGTGTACTGGATGAATGCTTGGCGGTGGAGACGATGTTTTACCCGGATGAAATTCGCCCAGTGTCCCAGGTTCCTAATCTGCCAGGGCAGGAGGAAGTTAAAGAGAAGGAACTGACCATGGCAAAAATGCTCATTGAGCAGCTATCTACACCTTTTGATGCAGCAAAATACACGGACCAGTACCGCGAGCGGCTGCTGGATCTCATTCAGCATAAAGTGGCTGGAGAAGAGATCCGAATCGCCCCGTCCCAGCCACAGGCTAATGTTGTGGACTTGATGGCTGCACTCCAGGCCAGCATCGAGGCAGTGAAGCCTGTTGTTACCGATCCCGGCCCTGACGTGAAAAAACGTCCTGCGCGTAAAGCAGCAACCACAACAACACAACAAGCAGTGGCAGGAGATGCCGTTTCTCCAACTCCGATCAAAAAGAAAAGGAGCACAGCCAAACACAAGGAAACCTGA
- a CDS encoding ABC transporter ATP-binding protein, with protein MYHLRLYMTKLYAVNGGALFLNIGCMIIVSLLEGLGIYMLVPMLAAIGIFGGHAGMAILSGGLDHFLSNIPKSWLLPGMLLLFVLLLIGQALLQRYQSILNSRIQQRFMRSLRIDVYTSFMKAQWTFYLRQRKSDFSHVMTTELARVSQGTNLLLQLTTAVIFTLIQIALAFWLSPSLTGLVFLCGLGLFVVFRRSIQNAKQLGDRTTELSQVYFAGITDHMNGMKDIKSNLLEAANIDWFRSLTQRMEDNTTQFVRQNATTQFFHRTAAAVFVACIMFVSLQWLHVSPEKLIVLILIFSRLWPRFALIQASLEYIMSMLSAFESVTKVQQECEAFSDPSLTALTTFETRVSSVLSATHQSVSASTTSSVRQPLYLRTGIECSGLDYRYEGTAALALHQINLFIPARGMTAIVGKSGAGKSTMVDVLMGFLRPTQGQIKIDGHILDDELLPQWRQSFGYVSQDPFLFHATVRENLKLADADASEEQLWEALHFASADGFVARLPEGLDTVIGDRGIRLSGGERQRLVLARAVLHRPPVLILDEATSALDGEHEADIQAALERMKGQMTLIVIAHRLSTIRHADQIVVLEQGEIIQQGNYRQLVQEERGAFSQLLSYQSSVFSTP; from the coding sequence ATGTACCACCTGCGATTATATATGACCAAGCTGTATGCCGTGAACGGCGGTGCGTTATTTCTCAATATTGGATGTATGATCATCGTCAGCTTGCTGGAGGGGCTGGGTATTTACATGCTTGTTCCCATGCTGGCGGCTATCGGTATATTTGGCGGTCATGCAGGGATGGCCATCCTGTCAGGCGGATTGGATCATTTCTTGTCAAACATCCCTAAAAGCTGGCTGTTGCCGGGAATGCTGTTGCTTTTTGTGTTGCTGCTCATAGGGCAGGCTCTGCTTCAGCGTTACCAGTCCATTCTGAATTCACGGATTCAGCAACGATTCATGCGTTCCCTTCGAATAGATGTATATACCTCCTTTATGAAGGCCCAATGGACTTTTTATTTGCGTCAGCGGAAGTCTGATTTCAGCCATGTGATGACAACCGAGCTGGCGCGTGTCAGTCAGGGAACCAATTTGCTCCTTCAGCTCACCACAGCCGTTATTTTTACGCTGATCCAGATTGCGCTGGCTTTTTGGCTGTCTCCTTCTTTAACCGGACTGGTGTTTCTGTGCGGATTGGGGCTGTTTGTCGTGTTTCGCAGATCCATTCAAAACGCTAAACAACTGGGCGACCGTACCACCGAGCTGTCGCAGGTTTATTTTGCCGGAATTACCGACCATATGAACGGGATGAAGGATATTAAAAGCAATCTGCTGGAAGCCGCGAATATAGACTGGTTTCGCTCCTTGACCCAACGGATGGAGGACAATACAACCCAGTTTGTACGGCAGAACGCAACCACACAATTTTTTCATCGCACAGCCGCTGCTGTATTTGTTGCTTGCATTATGTTTGTATCACTGCAATGGCTACATGTCTCTCCTGAAAAGTTGATTGTGCTCATCCTTATATTTTCCCGCTTATGGCCAAGGTTTGCCCTTATTCAAGCGAGCCTGGAATATATCATGTCCATGCTGTCTGCCTTTGAAAGTGTGACCAAGGTACAGCAGGAATGCGAAGCTTTCTCAGATCCGTCGCTAACGGCACTTACAACCTTTGAGACTCGCGTTTCAAGCGTTCTATCGGCAACCCATCAATCTGTATCAGCATCTACAACTTCATCTGTACGCCAACCCTTGTATCTACGTACGGGCATTGAATGCAGTGGTCTGGATTATCGGTATGAGGGTACAGCAGCGCTTGCATTACACCAAATAAATCTGTTCATCCCTGCTCGGGGAATGACGGCTATTGTGGGGAAATCGGGCGCAGGCAAAAGTACAATGGTTGACGTTCTGATGGGATTTTTACGACCAACTCAGGGCCAGATTAAAATAGACGGACATATACTGGACGACGAGTTGTTGCCACAGTGGCGGCAATCGTTTGGCTATGTGTCGCAGGACCCTTTTTTATTCCATGCCACCGTCCGTGAAAATTTGAAGCTGGCTGATGCAGATGCGAGCGAGGAGCAGTTATGGGAAGCGTTACATTTTGCATCCGCAGACGGGTTTGTTGCCAGATTGCCCGAAGGACTGGACACGGTAATCGGGGATCGCGGCATTCGTCTGTCAGGAGGGGAACGTCAGCGGCTAGTGTTGGCAAGAGCTGTCCTGCATCGTCCTCCGGTACTCATTCTGGATGAGGCGACAAGTGCGCTGGATGGAGAGCATGAAGCCGATATTCAGGCGGCGCTGGAGCGGATGAAAGGTCAAATGACGCTGATCGTCATTGCCCATCGACTGTCGACCATCCGTCATGCCGATCAGATTGTCGTTCTGGAGCAGGGAGAGATTATACAGCAGGGGAATTACCGTCAATTGGTGCAGGAGGAGCGGGGGGCGTTCAGTCAACTGCTGTCTTACCAAAGCAGTGTGTTCTCCACCCCTTAG
- a CDS encoding asparagine synthase-related protein yields the protein MSAIAGIYSFGHKPVCTEEGGKMMQALRKYPADRVCAWCEGSIFLGCHAQHVTPESVHERLPFYDEERNLAITADAIIDNRSELFERLGVGQERRQDITDSELILLAYDKWALDAARYLIGDFAFVIWDAGLHRLYGARDMAGSRTLYTYEHDRGFAFSTVVAPLLTLPSLRKELHEPWLAEFLSIRAMQESVDIGTTGYKHINQLPPAHWFTMEEGKSTLHKYASLDDVEPLRLKTGGEYVEAFREVFSQAVNARLRTHRGVGAALSGGLDSGAVASFAAPSLRLQQKPLHAYSYVPVQDFTDWTPSTLLANERAYIQSTARYVGNIHENYLDFEGKSPFSEIDIWLELMEAPYKYFENSFWIRGFYEKAQEQNVGVLLTGARGNFTISWGPALDYYARQLRRLHWLQSFQGLWQYSKLTGRRVSHLLPVMLKKATSLDSRSWLRGGNRSPVPSLIHPEFAKRMNVEDIPTLSGTGWMKNADQARKEKFTNLAIANKNGVVATKLSLRYGLWERDPTGDSRVIRFCLSVPFEQYVQNGRDRALIRGAMRDYLPDDVRLNQRVRGVQPADWLHRMLPCWETFMGELQLLCHDLHAAEFLNIDVIKTAMAKFRQPRPEQASDPNLRLLMHSLIVYRFIRGFN from the coding sequence GTGAGTGCGATTGCAGGAATATACAGCTTCGGACATAAGCCCGTCTGCACCGAAGAAGGCGGTAAAATGATGCAAGCTCTGCGAAAATATCCCGCCGACCGCGTTTGCGCCTGGTGTGAGGGTTCTATATTCTTGGGCTGCCACGCGCAGCATGTGACACCGGAATCCGTCCATGAGCGTCTCCCTTTCTATGACGAGGAACGGAATTTGGCAATTACGGCGGATGCGATTATTGACAATCGATCCGAGCTGTTTGAACGGCTGGGGGTGGGACAGGAACGGCGGCAAGACATCACGGACAGCGAGTTAATTTTGCTGGCATACGACAAATGGGCGCTCGACGCGGCTCGCTATCTGATAGGCGATTTTGCCTTTGTCATTTGGGATGCCGGGCTGCACAGGTTATATGGCGCTCGTGATATGGCAGGAAGCCGCACGCTGTATACATACGAACATGACCGAGGGTTTGCATTCAGTACAGTAGTAGCCCCTCTTCTGACGTTGCCTTCCCTGCGAAAAGAATTGCATGAGCCGTGGCTGGCGGAATTTCTGTCGATCCGCGCCATGCAGGAATCCGTCGATATTGGGACAACTGGCTACAAGCATATAAACCAGCTCCCGCCCGCCCATTGGTTCACCATGGAGGAGGGAAAGTCAACCCTCCATAAATATGCATCTCTGGATGATGTGGAGCCGTTGCGGCTCAAAACCGGTGGCGAGTACGTGGAGGCTTTTCGCGAGGTATTCTCACAGGCGGTGAATGCCAGATTGCGCACGCATCGTGGGGTGGGAGCGGCCTTGAGTGGCGGTCTGGATTCCGGTGCGGTTGCCAGCTTTGCCGCGCCGTCGCTGCGATTGCAGCAAAAGCCTCTTCATGCGTACAGCTATGTGCCCGTACAGGATTTTACGGATTGGACACCATCGACACTGCTGGCGAATGAACGGGCTTATATCCAATCCACGGCTCGATATGTGGGCAACATCCACGAAAATTACCTGGATTTTGAGGGGAAAAGCCCATTTTCAGAAATTGATATCTGGCTGGAATTGATGGAAGCTCCCTATAAATATTTTGAAAATTCGTTCTGGATCAGAGGCTTTTATGAAAAAGCACAGGAACAAAATGTGGGTGTGCTGTTAACCGGAGCGCGAGGTAATTTTACCATTTCGTGGGGGCCTGCGCTGGACTATTATGCCCGTCAGCTTCGTCGTTTGCACTGGCTGCAATCTTTTCAGGGATTGTGGCAGTACAGCAAGCTGACCGGAAGGCGAGTATCGCATTTATTACCCGTGATGCTGAAGAAAGCGACCTCGCTCGATTCTCGTTCCTGGTTACGCGGCGGTAATCGGAGTCCGGTTCCTTCGCTCATTCACCCGGAGTTTGCCAAGCGGATGAATGTGGAGGACATTCCGACTTTGAGTGGAACCGGGTGGATGAAGAATGCAGATCAGGCGAGAAAAGAGAAGTTCACGAATTTGGCGATTGCGAACAAAAATGGTGTGGTTGCGACCAAGCTGTCGCTGCGTTACGGACTGTGGGAACGTGATCCGACCGGAGACAGCCGGGTGATCCGCTTTTGCCTGTCGGTGCCCTTTGAGCAATACGTGCAAAACGGCCGGGATCGCGCACTTATTCGCGGAGCCATGCGGGATTATTTGCCCGATGATGTCCGGTTAAACCAGCGTGTACGCGGTGTCCAGCCTGCGGATTGGCTGCACCGTATGCTCCCCTGCTGGGAAACGTTTATGGGGGAACTTCAACTGCTGTGCCATGATTTACATGCCGCCGAATTTCTGAATATCGATGTCATTAAAACGGCTATGGCGAAGTTTCGTCAACCGCGACCAGAGCAGGCGTCCGATCCCAACCTACGATTGTTGATGCACAGTCTGATTGTGTACCGCTTTATACGCGGATTTAACTGA
- a CDS encoding CoA transferase subunit A, which translates to MNNKVISAEEAVKKVKDGDTVMVGGFLAGGFPEDLVRALVDTNSASNLTIISNDTGTPELSIYNLVKSGRVKKIFASYIGSNPETGRLLMTKEAEVQLFPQGTLAEKIRAGGAGLGGVLTPVGVGTMVEEGKKKIEIDEREYLLELPLKADVALIRAHKADEEGNLVINGSSRNFNLVMATAAEYVVAQADEYVKAGEIDPNHVNVPSIFVDAIVKVGGHA; encoded by the coding sequence ATGAATAACAAAGTAATCTCCGCTGAAGAAGCAGTTAAGAAGGTCAAAGACGGAGACACGGTGATGGTCGGAGGTTTTCTGGCAGGAGGTTTCCCGGAGGATCTGGTACGTGCGCTTGTCGACACAAATTCCGCCAGTAATCTAACAATTATTTCGAATGATACAGGCACGCCGGAATTATCTATCTATAACCTGGTAAAAAGCGGCAGAGTAAAAAAGATTTTTGCATCCTATATCGGCTCCAATCCGGAAACGGGAAGGCTCCTTATGACGAAAGAAGCGGAGGTCCAGCTCTTCCCGCAAGGAACGCTCGCTGAAAAAATACGCGCAGGGGGAGCCGGTTTGGGCGGTGTTTTAACACCTGTAGGTGTAGGCACCATGGTAGAGGAAGGAAAAAAGAAAATAGAAATTGACGAAAGGGAATATTTGCTCGAACTGCCGCTCAAAGCGGATGTGGCGTTAATCAGAGCCCATAAGGCTGATGAAGAGGGGAATCTGGTCATTAACGGCTCTTCACGCAACTTTAATTTGGTTATGGCTACAGCAGCAGAGTATGTAGTTGCTCAGGCAGACGAATACGTAAAGGCGGGGGAAATTGACCCCAATCATGTCAACGTTCCCAGCATATTTGTGGACGCGATTGTAAAGGTGGGTGGACACGCATGA
- a CDS encoding serine kinase encodes MHDRSTNVNLTMYTAFGLKLASELYLPELIPAAPGAVEDVVIRQTDLTAWSDQLEQANFVMQGERFMFHIPDTAIYAVRRGREIEVCSYSGADPDTVRLFVLGTCMGVLLMQRGIVPIHGSAVVIRGRAYAFVGESGAGKSTLAAAFTQAGYRIVSDDVIAMQATASKTIVYPAYPQQKLGLESLLQLEASQGNRHAHKSNHGLVLMDGNPAMLKYGHLRKLTGELNKYAVPRVDYFYNKPLPLGGVFELVAESPNREFQCEGKLPAVMKQPLNMLECLHTLLLHTYRRVIIPRMSLGEWHFGTVAQVARQVEGWRLLRDSSAFTASEVVHRVLDIICKEENSCGSYSFHEGS; translated from the coding sequence GTGCATGACAGGAGTACCAATGTTAACCTGACGATGTATACAGCCTTTGGACTCAAACTTGCCAGCGAGCTGTATCTGCCTGAATTGATACCCGCAGCACCGGGAGCGGTGGAGGATGTGGTCATTCGTCAGACTGATTTGACAGCATGGAGCGATCAGTTGGAGCAGGCTAATTTTGTGATGCAGGGTGAGCGCTTTATGTTCCATATACCGGACACAGCCATTTACGCCGTCAGGAGAGGCAGGGAAATTGAAGTATGTTCTTACTCCGGTGCTGATCCGGACACGGTAAGGTTGTTTGTGCTGGGCACATGTATGGGTGTCCTGCTGATGCAGAGAGGGATAGTGCCTATTCACGGGAGTGCGGTAGTTATCCGAGGTAGAGCCTATGCTTTTGTAGGCGAATCGGGAGCAGGTAAATCGACGCTGGCTGCTGCTTTTACCCAGGCAGGGTATCGGATAGTCAGTGATGATGTTATTGCTATGCAAGCTACGGCTTCCAAAACCATAGTCTATCCGGCTTACCCACAGCAAAAGTTGGGTCTGGAAAGCTTGCTCCAACTGGAGGCTTCACAGGGTAATAGGCATGCACACAAAAGCAATCACGGGCTTGTTTTAATGGACGGCAATCCTGCGATGCTCAAATATGGACATTTGCGTAAGCTTACAGGTGAACTGAATAAATATGCCGTGCCGAGAGTGGACTACTTCTACAACAAACCGCTTCCCTTGGGAGGTGTATTCGAGCTGGTGGCGGAGTCTCCAAATCGTGAGTTCCAATGTGAAGGGAAGTTGCCGGCGGTTATGAAACAACCTTTGAACATGCTGGAGTGCTTGCATACGTTATTGCTTCATACATATCGCAGGGTGATCATTCCGCGAATGAGTCTGGGTGAATGGCATTTTGGAACGGTAGCCCAGGTGGCCCGGCAGGTGGAGGGCTGGCGACTACTGAGGGATAGCTCTGCTTTTACCGCGTCCGAGGTTGTACACCGGGTACTTGATATCATTTGTAAGGAGGAAAACAGCTGTGGCAGCTACTCATTCCATGAAGGATCATGA
- a CDS encoding acetoacetate decarboxylase: MNQKDVLSLQSMPAASGSYGRPPCRFINREFFIITYESDPAAIRQAVPEPLQPDGSNTVSYEWIKMPDSSGLGSYEESGIVIPCTFQGEPCNFVAQMYLDNAPAILGGREIWGFPKKWAKPRLIVEDTETLTGTLHYNHVLVAMGTMPFKYNILDEQETAKAIAKTQVNLKLIPDVDGTPKIAQLVAYNLEAITVKGAWSGPARLSLVPHVNAPVADLPVQAYVGGKHFIADLTLPYGRVLYDYLQ; this comes from the coding sequence ATGAATCAAAAAGATGTACTTTCACTTCAATCCATGCCTGCGGCCAGCGGCAGTTATGGGCGCCCGCCATGCCGCTTCATCAACCGGGAATTTTTTATTATTACCTATGAATCCGACCCCGCTGCGATTAGACAAGCGGTCCCGGAACCTCTTCAGCCGGATGGAAGCAATACTGTTTCCTATGAATGGATCAAGATGCCCGATTCATCCGGCTTAGGAAGCTATGAGGAAAGCGGTATTGTCATTCCGTGTACTTTTCAAGGAGAACCCTGTAATTTTGTTGCCCAAATGTATTTGGATAACGCGCCTGCTATTCTTGGGGGACGTGAAATCTGGGGATTTCCGAAAAAATGGGCGAAGCCTCGCCTGATCGTTGAGGATACGGAGACGCTGACGGGTACATTGCATTATAATCACGTCCTGGTGGCCATGGGAACCATGCCTTTCAAATATAATATTCTTGATGAACAGGAAACGGCTAAAGCGATCGCAAAAACACAAGTTAATTTGAAATTAATTCCTGATGTTGATGGTACCCCCAAAATTGCTCAGTTAGTAGCGTATAATCTCGAAGCCATCACTGTAAAAGGCGCCTGGTCAGGGCCTGCCAGATTAAGCCTGGTCCCCCATGTCAATGCTCCTGTGGCAGATTTGCCGGTTCAAGCTTATGTTGGCGGAAAACATTTTATTGCCGATTTAACGCTTCCATATGGAAGAGTCCTCTACGATTATCTCCAATAA
- a CDS encoding H-type small acid-soluble spore protein, translated as MNVERAKAIYNSSENIAVQLEGKPIWIEHVDEANGMATVQVGSNPGNTQTVRVDRLEER; from the coding sequence ATGAACGTGGAACGAGCAAAAGCGATTTACAATTCATCCGAAAACATTGCCGTGCAATTAGAGGGCAAACCGATCTGGATCGAGCATGTAGATGAAGCAAACGGTATGGCTACCGTACAGGTGGGAAGCAACCCCGGTAATACTCAAACCGTTCGGGTGGATCGTCTGGAAGAGCGATAG